From the genome of Deltaproteobacteria bacterium:
CCCTTCGTGGATAAATATTTTCTCTGCGTTCTTGGCGCCTTTGCGCGAAACTTATCTTTTTCGTTATTTCCGGTGCTTTGACCTGGTTGAAAATTATTTACAAAAAATGTTGCTTCTTGTATAAAGGTATTAAAAAAAGCTTGGGGGAATATCTAAATGGGGAGAAAAGATGTTGAAGAAAAAGGTATAAGGCCCGAACCGGCGACGGTTTCGGGCTTTTTTTGTTTTTAATGGGAAGTGTCCCTATTAGAATTAATAAAACAAAAAAAGGGGGGAAACCATGAATATCCTAATCGCTGAAGACAACATGCTTCTTCAAAAGTCATTTGGCATGTTAATGAAATACTGGGGTTTTGATTTTGATGTGGCTGGTAATGGGCAGGAGGCCGTTGAGCGGGCCGTGGCGAATGAAGGTAAATATGACCTTTGCCTTATGGACATCGATATGCCTATAATGGATGGCTGTGAAGCGGCGCAGACCATTCGCAGGGAGGTTGAGTATTTTCCCATTATGGCCTTATCCGGTAATGCCTATATTGAAAAGATATGCGCCGACGCCGGGATGGATGATTACATAGCAAAACCCTGTGAACCGGAAAGGCTTTTAGGTAAGATAAATGAACTGACCATTAAGTTATTGAAATTGGATTACAAGAAGGGTTACTTTGATTTTAAAAAGGAGATGCCGATGAATCAAGCGGAGTTGAAGGAATTACGGGAACTTAAAAACAAAGGATTAACGAAATTAAAGTTAGTAGGAACTGATTATACCTTTGTTGTTCATAAAAATATCCAAAATAAAATTTCACATGACCTGATTGCTGAAGGCAAGGAACTAACGGAATTTATTGACCGTTCCGAAAATGAGCCGGGCAAGTGCCATCTCTACAAAGTAAACCTGCATGTTACAAAAGATTTATTTATCCCTGAAGAACTGGAAGAAGCCCTTAAACAGGAAGATCAAATTGCCCTTAGATTTGATAAGCCCTCCGATATTAAGAAAAAGAAATAAATAAGCTATGACCTACCGGCGCTTAAAAAAGCGCCGGTAGAAATCCTTAACCCTCCAAACCCTACCCTCTGGGGCATAAACCCTTGACGAGAAGTTCTTTCCATTTTCCGGC
Proteins encoded in this window:
- a CDS encoding response regulator encodes the protein MNILIAEDNMLLQKSFGMLMKYWGFDFDVAGNGQEAVERAVANEGKYDLCLMDIDMPIMDGCEAAQTIRREVEYFPIMALSGNAYIEKICADAGMDDYIAKPCEPERLLGKINELTIKLLKLDYKKGYFDFKKEMPMNQAELKELRELKNKGLTKLKLVGTDYTFVVHKNIQNKISHDLIAEGKELTEFIDRSENEPGKCHLYKVNLHVTKDLFIPEELEEALKQEDQIALRFDKPSDIKKKK